A region of Desulfolithobacter dissulfuricans DNA encodes the following proteins:
- a CDS encoding PilZ domain-containing protein: MSDKNTTGRGRRRFSRVNFNRLARLYLGGRWHEYAQIKNLSLGGVFIEGQYEADVGETCELELYENARSSSLVLTLTARVVRVDDDGLGLEFVDVEPNTYMFLQTIVLYHSDDPYDIALEFPGN, from the coding sequence ATGTCAGACAAAAATACAACCGGCAGAGGACGCCGCAGATTCTCCAGAGTAAATTTCAACCGGCTGGCTCGGCTTTATCTGGGAGGCAGGTGGCACGAATACGCGCAGATTAAAAATCTGAGCCTTGGAGGTGTGTTCATCGAGGGACAGTACGAGGCCGACGTGGGAGAAACCTGCGAGCTGGAATTGTATGAGAATGCCCGCAGTTCAAGCTTGGTTTTGACGCTTACCGCAAGAGTAGTGCGTGTGGATGACGACGGACTGGGACTTGAATTTGTTGATGTGGAGCCGAATACCTATATGTTTCTCCAAACCATAGTTCTATATCATTCAGATGATCCGTATGACATTGCCCTGGAATTTCCTGGTAATTGA
- a CDS encoding SEL1-like repeat protein codes for MAFLNAEQGFPRAQYNLGILHTEAGEYDKAAYWFQKAAEQDFRTHNIKILINTNL; via the coding sequence ATTGCCTTCTTAAACGCTGAACAAGGTTTTCCTCGCGCACAATATAACCTTGGAATTTTGCATACAGAAGCTGGCGAGTACGATAAGGCAGCCTATTGGTTTCAGAAAGCTGCTGAACAGGACTTTCGAACGCACAATATTAAAATATTGATTAACACAAATTTATGA
- a CDS encoding PilZ domain-containing protein: protein MNEHIIACKDRRKFSRINLCSTAVIYCDDGRYKLVLTKNLILGGIYVLGEFNITIGEICTIEIFARDKNIIITMMVTAEVVRKDDNGLALNFLEMEQGTYSQLQEIILDKEQDDEEF, encoded by the coding sequence ATGAACGAACACATTATTGCTTGCAAGGATCGTCGTAAATTCTCAAGGATTAACCTATGCAGCACTGCCGTAATCTATTGTGATGATGGACGCTATAAACTTGTGCTTACAAAAAATTTAATCCTTGGTGGTATATATGTTTTGGGAGAATTTAACATAACAATCGGTGAAATATGTACTATAGAAATATTCGCAAGAGATAAAAATATAATCATTACCATGATGGTTACTGCCGAGGTTGTGCGCAAGGATGATAATGGCCTTGCGCTTAATTTTCTTGAAATGGAACAAGGAACATATAGTCAGCTTCAGGAAATAATCTTGGACAAAGAGCAAGATGACGAGGAATTTTGA